The Linepithema humile isolate Giens D197 chromosome 7, Lhum_UNIL_v1.0, whole genome shotgun sequence genome has a window encoding:
- the LOC137001165 gene encoding uncharacterized protein, protein MRTVPVILHSQLLECLQMILKHRDDAKVPPQNPFLFGIPSDNKKRFKYLRACVLLRTFSEDCGAKLPSSLRGTQLRKHIATCCITLNLSEDQVTDLANFMGHDKNIHKSHYRQPIPELEIIRITQFLEAAQGGTEEENENFNDDSDDNNDDRYENNEVNVESEERNIDNTSLQNNILSRNNIIHTCDLLPSSTPQTICHNVIKLRNFSTNKFTKKHKNLKADFSSTEEDMSINENRKRRSTSPYGRTKRTRWTINERDIVYKEFNTFLSNSKLPSSKDILRVKLNNPVLQNRSVAQIRTWIHNHISGKTKKHTL, encoded by the exons ATGCGTACTGTACCAGTGATTTTACATTCTCAATTACTGGAATGTTTACAAATGATCCTGAAACATCGAGATGACGCCAAAGTACCACCGCAAAATCCATTTTTGTTTGGCATTCCAAGTGATAATAAGAAGCGCTTTAAGTATTTACGAGCATGTGTTTTATTACGTACATTTTCTGAAGATTGTGGTGCAAAATTACCTAGTTCTTTGAGAGGTACGCAACTGCGTAAACATATTGCCACATGTTGTATAACTTTGAATTTATCTGAAGATCAAGTCACTGATTTGGCAAATTTTATGGggcatgataaaaatatacacaaaagtCATTACCGGCAACCAATACCTGAACTAGAGATAATACGCATCACACAATTCTTAGAAGCAGCACAAGGAGGCACtgaagaagaaaatgagaattttaatgatgatagtgatgataataatgatgatagatatgaaaataatgaagttAATGTCGAAAGTGAGGAaagaaatatagataatacttccttacaaaataacatattatcacggaataatataatacacacaTGCGATCTTCTGCCATCGTCGACACCTCAAACTATTTGCCAtaacgttataaaattaagaaatttttcaactaataaatttacaaaaaaacataaaaatttaaaagcagATTTTTCTTCTACAGAAGAAGACATGTCAATAAATGAGAATAGGAAACGACGTAGTA CGTCACCTTATGGTCGAACAAAAAGGACAAGATGGACCATAAATGAACGTGATATTGtctataaagaatttaatacttttttatctaattcaAAACTGCCATCTTCAAAAGATATTCTGCgcgttaaattaaacaatcCAGTTTTACAAAATAGGAGTGTTGCTCAAATTCGAACATGGATACATAATCATATATCTGGAAAAACTAAAAAacatacattataa